A single Lolium perenne isolate Kyuss_39 chromosome 6, Kyuss_2.0, whole genome shotgun sequence DNA region contains:
- the LOC139832760 gene encoding uncharacterized protein gives MTKEVGESSGAAAPVSTQYPQYIRDNYTVWATTMMWTLESNEVWEAVDPGGDEFMKGAPKYRKDRQALTAICSVMPMDVKQHLISKKSAKEAWETIKTLNLGHERVREATLQTLQKKYENLEMGEDETVDAFASRVATLVNRIRALDEKLEEISIVRRFLRAAPPRYLSVVSAIEQCVDLKTLTMDDLVGRFKAHDERMKITYGDVVPEEHVMLTRAQCESVVAKEKGDKASSRRSDEEVSRPAKKYIAGEDEDNAPPRRKFDIKKVRCHNCGKLGHFKVDCRKPPKPKERALIAQEGDDGPLMLMLEVCEQKYEEELPPPSPATEIVMDHGLPCVDHVEKLCDEAVVEKQRSSPFPRETTDEASEALELVHGDICGPISPATPSGNEYFMLVVDDHSQYMWIVLLKSKDQAIQAFEKIEEAGEVKARVKKSLRIDRGGELKHKVVAMARSMMESKGLPGKFWGEAVNTAVYLLNRAPTRSMVGGTPYEAWNLYGRKRYRFRSFVDSYDHAKFRRLVASGQSTRGRERVQRLARKRQQ, from the exons ATGACGAAGGAAGTGGGCGAGTCTTCCGGCGCCGCGGCGCCGGTGTCGACGCAGTATCCGCAGTACATCCGCGACAACTACACGGTGTGGGCGACCACGATGATGTGGACGCTCGAGTCCAACGAAGTCTGGGAGGCTGTTGATCCGGGCGGCGACGAGTTCATGAAGGGCGCGCCGAAGTACCGCAAGGACCGACAAGCACTCACGGCCATCTGCTCGGTGATGCCGATGGACGTGAAGCAGCACCTGATCTCGAAGAAATCTGCAAAGGAGGCGTGGGAGACGATCAAGACGCTGAATCTTGGTCACGAGCGCGTCCGCGAGGCGACCCTACAAACCTTGCAGAAGAAGTACGAGAATCTGGAGATGGGAGAAGATGAGACTGTGGACGCCTTCGCTTCGAGAGTCGCCACATTGGTCAATAGGATTCGCGCGCTCGACGAGAAGCTCGAGGAGATCTCGATCGTAAGACGTTTCCTTCGCGCGGCGCCGCCGCGTTACTTGTCCGTTGTTTCGGCGATCGAGCAATGCGTTGATCTCAAGACTCTCACGATGGATGATCTAGTTGGACGGTTCAAGGCTCATGACGAGCGGATGAAGATCACCTATGGTGATGTGGTACCGGAAGAGCACGTGATGCTTACCCGTGCCCAATGCGAGTCGGTGGTCGCCAAAGAGAAGGGCGATAAGGCATCTAGCAGAAGAAGTGATGAAGAAGTTTCTCGCCCAGCGAAAAAGTACATCGCaggggaggacgaggacaacgctcCACCGAGGAGGAAGTTTGACATCAAGAAAGTAAGATGTCATAACTGCGGCAAGCTCGGTCACTTCAAGGTTGATTGCCGGAAACCACCGAAGCCGAAGGAAAGGGCTCTCATCGCCCAGGAAGGAGATGATGGACCGTTGATGCTGATGCTCGAAGTATGCGAGCAGAAGTACGAGGAGGAGCTACCTCCTCCATCACCGGCTACGGAGATTGTGATGGATCACGGTCTACCGTGTGTGGATCACGTGGAAAAGCTATGCGACGAAGCTGTCGTCGAGAAGCAACGGAGTTCCCCGTTTCCACGTGAAACCACGGATGAGGCAAGTGAAGCTTTGGAGCTCGTTCATGGCGATATATGCGGTCCAATTTCACCCGCAACCCCGTCCGGTAATGAGTACTTCATGCTTGTGGTGGATGATCACAGCCAATACATGTGGATTGTGTTGCTGAAAAGtaaggatcaagctatacaagCATTCGAGAAGATCGAGGAAGCTGGAGAGGTCAAGGCGAGGGTGAAAAAGTCCCTACGCATAGATCGGGGTGGTGAATTGAAGCATAAGGTGGTGGCCAtggcacggagcatgatggagagcAAAGGCCTGCCAGGAAAGTTCTGGGGTGAGGCAGTCAACACGGCTGTCTACTTGCTGAACAGGGCGCCAACTAGGAGTATGGTTGGTGGGACTCCGTACGAAGCATG gaacttgtacggaaggaaacgtTACAGGTTCAGAAGTTTCGTCGATTCCTACGACCACGCCAAGTTCAGGCGTCTGGTGGCCAGCGGCCAGTCCACGCGCGGACGGGAGCGCGTCCAACGCTTGGCCAGGAAGCGGCAGCAGTAG
- the LOC127326845 gene encoding plant intracellular Ras-group-related LRR protein 6, producing MERVLKSARESGSLNLSNRSLSEIPAEVYNNLDTGSQDDKWWEGVDLQKLILAHNNLEVLREDLRNLSSLVVLNISHNQISSLPAAIGDLPLLKSLDASFNQINIIPEEIGSATALVKVDFSNNCLAELPASLGRCFNLSELKASNNKISRLPEEVAGCCKLSKFDLEGNKLLLLPENMFTSWTMLTEINAAKNLLTTVPASIGALSKLIRLDLHQNKITSIPSSIKGCSSLAELYMGNNLLSTIPAEIGMLSKLGTVDLHSNQLKEYPVGACKLKLAFLDLSNNELSGLPPELGTMTTLRKLLLSGNPMRTLRSSLVSGPTSTLLKYLRSRLSSDEEASGSRSTPTKDDQISAARRLSQSSKELNLSGLGATSVPPAAWETSDVLKLDLSKNSIEDLPNELSLCSSLQTLILSNNKIKKWPGMVVSSLPSLSSLKLDNNPLAEISSADLEALSKLEVLDLSGNASCLTEPSTVSSLPQLQELYLRRMKLQEFPVGLLRLKQLRILNLGQNHLTTVPEGIKDFTVLVELDLSDNNITALPAELGLLEPNLQVLRLDGNPLRSIRRTILDRGTKAVLTYLKERLPSSQ from the exons ATGGAGCGGGTCCTCAAGTCCGCCAGGGAGTCCGGCTCCCTCAACCTCTCCAACCGCTCCCTCAG CGAGATCCCTGCGGAGGTGTACAACAACTTAGACACGGGCAGCCAGGATGACAAATGGTGGGAG GGAGTAGACCTTCAGAAGCTCATACTGGCTCATAATAACCTGGAAGTGTTGAGGGAAGACCTTAGGAACCTGTCTTCTCTTGTCGTGCTAAACATAAGCCACAACCAGATATCTTCCCTTCCTGCTGCTATTGGAGA CCTTCCTTTGTTAAAATCGCTGGATGCCTCGTTCAATCAGATAAACATTATCCCTGAAGAGATTGGCTCGGCTACTGCTTTGGTCAA ggttgacttttcaaataattGCCTTGCTGAGCTGCCAGCTAGCCTTGGCAGGTGCTTCAACTTGTCAGAATTAAAG GCATCAAACAATAAGATATCAAGATTGCCAGAAGAAGTTGCTGGTTGCTGCAAGCTAAGTAAATTTGATCTGGAG GGTAACAAGCTTTTGCTACTTCCAGAAAATATGTTCACATCATGGACAATGCTTACAGAGATAAATGCCG CAAAAAATCTGCTTACTACCGTTCCAGCTAGTATCGGAGCACTTTCAAAATTAATTCGTCTGGACTTGCACCAGAATA AAATAACCTCAATTCCTTCTTCCATAAAAGGCTGCTCTTCTCTAGCGGAGCTCTATATGGG aAATAACTTATTGTCAACAATACCGGCTGAAATTGGCATGCTATCAAAATTAGGaacagtcgatcttcactccaatCAG CTAAAGGAGTATCCTGTGGGAGCTTGCAAACTCAAGCTCGCATTCCTTGATCTGTCAAACAATGAACTATCTGGCCTGCCACCTGAACTAG GTACAATGACAACCCTAAGAAAGCTTCTGCTCAGCGGAAATCCTATGAGGACACTTCGTAG TTCTTTGGTTTCTGGACCAACATCAACATTGTTGAAGTATCTGCGTAGCCGCCTTTCATCGGATGAGGAAG CATCAGGGTCCAGAAGTACCCCAACAAAAGATGACCAGATTTCTGCAGCAAGACGATTGTCTCAGTCTTCAAAG GAGTTGAACTTGAGTGGTCTTGGTGCGACCAGTGTACCACCTGCAGCTTGGGAGACAAGTGATGTGTTGAAACTTGATCTTTCTAAGAATTCGATAGAAGATCTGCCAAATGAGTTGTCATTATGCTCATCACTTCAA ACTTTGATTTTGTCTAATAACAAGATAAAAAAGTGGCCTGGCATGGTAGTTTCCTcccttccaagtctttcttctttGAAACTGGACAATAATCCTCTGGCAGAG ATATCATCCGCCGATCTCGAGGCTTTGTCAAAACTTGAAGTACTGGATTTAAGTGGCAATGCATCATGTTTAACCGAACCTTCTACGGTTTCTTCATTACCACAGCTGCAGGAACTCTACCTTAG ACGAATGAAACTCCAGGAGTTTCCTGTTGGCCTTTTGCGGTTGAAACAGCTGCGTATTCTTAACCTTGGCCAGAATCATCTTACAACTGTACCAGAG GGTATTAAGGATTTTACTGTTCTTGTTGAGCTTGATCTATCAGACAACAATATAACAGCGCTCCCTGCCGAGCTG GGTCTGCTTGAGCCAAACCTGCAAGTGCTGAGACTTGATGGGAATCCCCTCAGGAG CATAAGACGGACTATTCTGGATCGAGGCACGAAGGCTGTTCTCACGTACCTCAAAGAAAGGCTCCCGTCATCCCAATGA